The Constrictibacter sp. MBR-5 DNA window GGGTAGGCACGGGCGGTGCCTCCCTCGACCAGCCCGAAGACGATGTCGCCGTCGTCCAGATATCCGCCGGCCTCCGCCGCACTCCAGAAGGCCGGCGCGTCTATCGACGGGATGCCGTCTTTGCCGGGGCCGCCAGACATCATGATCTGCCTGTAGGCGGAGAGGTCCCGCGGAACCAAACGTCCGCCCGCGAGGAGGGGGAACCGCTCCCGGCCCTGCGCGATCCCGAACGGCATCGCGGCCAGAGCTACGGACGAAAGCGCACCAGTCAGGACCGTGCGGCGGCTGGGCATCCGAACGCCTCCTCGATCTCGGTCGGGCCGCGACCGACCACTTGGCCGGCCGATCGGCAGACGGTTCAATCCCGTATTCGTGCCGCGACCCGATCCGGTTACGTGCGGTCGTGGTTCGTCGACCGTTGCTGCCGGCACGTCCGTCAGTGACCGGAGCATGACGCTCCGCCGAGGACGCAGAATTGCGCACAATTGGGATGGTTCAAACGGACCGGTCCGCTCGCGGCGGCGAGCGTCCCACCTATCTCGAACGCCTCGTCGTAAGGCAGGAGCGTGCACGCCACCACGGCCGGCCGCTCGCTGCCGCGCCGCTTCACGACCATGCGGGATGACGCGCACATGACGCTGTCCGGAGACATGCCCAGCCGGCTCCAGCAGCCCTCGCTGATCTCCGGGACGTCGCGGGTGCCGTCCATCTCGGGGAAGATGACCAGCGCGGCCGGGTCCGCAGGGTCGATCGGAAGCCCGTGCTTTGCAAAGAGGCGCGCATAGCCGAGGCGGGCCTCGGCGTCGCTCTCCGTGCCGATGGACCGACCGGCGACACTCACGGTCAAGCCGCTCCGTGCGAGCCACTTCAAACCATCGATGGCGGCGTCGAAGGCGCCCAACCCGCGTTCCTCATCGTGCCGTTCGCGCGTGTAATGATCCAAAGACACGCGCATCAGTAGGATGCCGCCGAGCCGCCGCACGACGGACAGAAGTTCTTTCTCCAGGCGCCGCATCGGTCGCATCGCGTTGGTGAGCACCAGGACCCGAAAGCTGCGGCTGAGGCACAGCTCGATCATGGCCAGAAAATCGGGATTCATGAACGGTTCGCCGCCGGTGAAGCCGATCTCGTCGGTCGGGGCGCGCAGCCGATCGATCTCATCGAGATAGTCGCGCAGATCGTCGAGACGGAAATAGGCCAGGCGATCGTTCCGCGGGCTCGATTCGATGTAGCAGTTCCGGCATTCGATATTGCAGAGCGTCCCGGTGTTGACCCAGAGAGTCCGCAACGCGGTCAGTGCGACCTCTGCCCGCGGTTCGCCAGCAGCCGTCCACGCCGGGTCTTCGAACTTGGCCGTACCGCGCGCTCCAGGCCGCCCATGGGAATCCGGCCAGTGATGCTCCACCCGGGGATCGCGCGCAGGATCGAGCGCCACCGCCCTCCACTGCGGGCGACAGAGAATCTCGCCGGCTTCGAGTGGGACGCCGCGAGCAGCACACTCCGCGGCAGGCAGAACATCGCAGCTCGGCCACAGGCCCTGCTCCAGCGCATCCGCATAACCCTCGGGTAGGCCTGCAGCCCGCATCTTCGCCGCGGCGCCGGCATGTCCATATTCGAGCGCGCGATGGGCGATCCGAAGGCCGGACGCCGACGGCGTGAGAATGCTGTACCAGACGCGCGGCGTGCCGTCGTTCGCCGGCAGGCCGACAACCCCTGGATTGTGCCAGAGGAAGCCCTCGATCGACTGTGTGAAGGGAAGTCCGCAGTGACCGCCGACGATGCCGTCCACACCGGCTGCGCTGAGTTCGGCCAGCTTGGCTGCCGCTGGCGTCGTGGCGAAGTTGAATACGTTGATGTCGTTCAGGCCGCCGTGCACGACGGCGAGGCGGATCCCGCCGAGGACAATGTCGATACGGCGCGGCAGGTTCGCCATCCAGGCCCGCCGATCGGCATCCACCAGGCCATCAGCAAATGCGTACCACGCGGCACTCAATCGATCGCAGCTACTCCCGGGCTCAAAGCCGCATCCGCAATCGCCGGCACCGCTCGCCAAGGATTCCTCGCAGTTGCCCATGACGACGTGTATGGCCGACTCGCGGATGACATCGATCGTCGCGACCGGGTCGGCGCAGTAGGCGACGACGTCACCCGTGCAGACGATCCGTTCGGGTGGGATATCGAGACGGCGGGCGTCGTCGAGGACTGCGCGTGTCGCTTCGAGATTTCCGTAGGGCCCGCCGAAGATGAGCACCGGTTGGTCGGTAGCGATCGTTGCGGGTATGCGCATGATGAGATCGAAACTCCCTGCCGACGGGTCGAGACGGCCGTCGACGTCGCCACGGCGAGTGCCCGGCGACGATCGGCCATGTCGAAGGTGTTCGAGCGCTCCGCGGCCGAGGTTACACGGCCCACGTCGGTTCTTACCGGATGCGGAACTTCGACGCTCGCGACGATCGGAACCTCGGTGTGCCGGAATGGCGCAGGCCGGAGAGAACGCCTCGCCACCCGAAGCTGGCGCCGACGCTGCGGGCCGCGCGATCGGCATAGGTGCCCTGCACTGCAGCCGCGCCACCGGCTTCGAAGAGCGCAAGGTTCACGGCACTTCCGATCAGCCCAAGGTGCGTCAGTGCCTGCGGGAAGTTGCCGAGGAACGCCCCCGTCCGCGGGTCGATCTCTTCCGCGAAGAGACCGACATCGTTCGCACGACCACAGAGATGCTCGAAGAGGGTTCGTGCCTCCTGTCCCCGACCAAGGGCCAGAAGCGCATCAACCAGCCAGAAGCTGCAAAGAAGGAAGGCTCCTTCACTGCCGGTGAGCCCGTCCTCGGCAACGTAGCGGACGACGAAATCGCCTTCGCGCAGGCCGGATTCGATTTTCTCGACGGTTGCGGCGAGATCCGCACCCGCCAAGGGGAAGTCCATGAGCGGAACCAAGAGCAGCGCGGCATCGGGACCGGCATCCTCGGCGGCGCGCGGAAGGGCAGCTCCGCTTCGTTCGAGAATCGCGGCGCGGATCTGCGCGCGCAGTTGAAGCCAGTCCCGACGCTCGCCGAGGAGCCGGATCGCGCGATCCACCGTGACCCAGCACATCACGCGCGAATGGGTGAAGTGCAAAGGGTCGGAACGCACTTCCCACAGGCCGCTGTCCGGCTCGCGCCAATACCTCGCCACCATTTCGACGAAACCGCTCAGCAGGGGGCGAGCCTCGGCCGGCAGGCGGCCGCCCAGCCGGACATAGATCAGGGCGGCATCCAGAATATAGCCGTACACGTCCAGCTGTCGCTGGCGAACAGCCGCATTGCCGATCCGGACAGGCCGGCTGCCGCAGTAGCCGTCGAGATGTAGCAGCACCGACTCCGGCAGTTCCGTCTCTCCCGCGATGCCATACATCAGCTGAACGTCCGGATGGGTCGTTGCGCAACTGCGCTGCAGAAACGTGAAGAAACGCTGCGCCTCGCCCGAATAGCCAAGCGACGTCAGAGCATAGAGCGTCAGGCTGGCGTCACGGACCCAGCAGAAGCGATAGTCCCAGTTGCGTTCACCGCCGATCGTTTCGGGAAGCGATGTCGTCGGCGCCGCGACAATCGCCCCGGTCGGCGCGAAGCACATCAGCTTCAGCGCCAATGCGCTCCGCCGGACATGCTCGGTGTATGGACCCTCATACCGGCAGAAGCCGATCCACTCCTCCCAGAAGTGCATCGTCGTGGCCAGTGCGCGGTCGACATCCTCCGGGTCGCTCGGTGAGGCGGACGCGCTGAGAAGAATGTAGAACCGATCGCCCGCGCGGACCGCGATGCGACCGCGCGCCTCGTGCCGATCCACCTCAAACGGGAGATCGGACTGAAGGCGCAATCCATTTTCCGCGACGAAGCCCGTTGCGTCAGGCTGGAGGTGCGCCGATCGCCGCGCGAAGTCGAGCGAGAGACGCAGGGCAAAGTCCAACTCGACTTCACCCGAAACGCCCTCGATCCGACGTATCAGCCAGGCCGGCGCCTCCAACGAGACATAGTCGAAAGCGCCCGCCGTCCCGTCACGCCCTACCGCCATGAAATCCGTCAGGTGGACGGCGCCGGTATCGGTCGTGAAACTCGTTCTCAAGACATTCGTGCCAGGCAGATAGTGCCGGTCCACGGCACAAGCTGCTACCGGCCGGGTCGCCATGTAGCCGGCCGATTCATTGTCCAGCAGGCGGCAAAGCACGGGGTCGGCGTCGAACCGGCCGAAGGCGCACCAGTCGATACCGCCGTCCATAGAAACGAGCGCGGTTCCATGGCAGTCGCCGAGCGCGGCATAGTCTGCGATGGGGCGGTACCCTCGTCCCTCCGCACTGTGGGGGAGTCGGGTTTTCGTCTGTGGGGCGGTCTCCCGCATGTCGGCCTCCGTTCAAGGCAGCCTGGCGAGTGCCCTGACCAGGCGTCGGCTCCACGTCCCAAAGAGCGATGCGCGGTAGAATTCGCCGGCAGCGGATTTGCTCGCCTCACCCAAGGTGGGATATGGCGCAACGGCACCGGCGATGTCCTTCAGCTTCAGCCGCTGCGCGATCGCCAGTACCCACACCTGGATGAGCTCACCGGCATGCGGCCCCAGGATCGAGGCACCGAGCACCCGGCCATTGCGCCGTGCGACGATCTTCACCGAGCCCAAGGTCTGAAGCTCAGCCCGCGCTCTGTCGTTCTTGCCGAAGCTGGACCGCACCACGACGATGCGGTCGCCGTGGACCTCTCGGGCCTGAGTCTCCGTCAATCCAACCTGTGCGAGTTCGGGATCCGTGTAGGTGACCCACGGCAGAGCGCGGTAGTCGACCTGCGCCGGGAGCCGGAACAAGGCATTGCGCACGACGATGCCGGCCTGATAGGCGGCGGCGTGCGTAAACTGGGGGCCGCCCGCGACATCGCCAATGGCATAAACGCCCCTGACGCTTGTGCGCATCCGGCTGTCGACGACGATCCCCTTCTTGCCGTAGGCGATACCCGCCGCGTCGAGATCCAGTCCATCGATGTTCGGACGTCGTCCGGTCGCGACGAGCAGGTGCGACGCGACGAGCCGGCTCGTTCTGGTGCCTTCCCTGATCAGCACCGCTATCCCGGCCTCATCCGCTTCGACCGACACGATCTCCACCTGCGGACGGATGTCGATGCCCTCGGACAGAAGATGCCGAAGCAGCGTGTCGGCCAAATCCCGATCGTCTTTCGCCATCGGTCGCGCCGCCTCGAGAACGGTGACGCGGGAACCCAGGCGGCGATGCGCCTGAGCCATCTCGATCCCGATGGGGCCACCTCCTATGACGACGAGGTGCTCGGGAAGACGCGTGTTCTGGAAGATCGTCTCGTTGGTATGGAAGCGAACCCCGTCGAGGCCCGGAATGGGCGGCACCGCCGGGGACGAACCAGTGGCGACGACGATGCGTCGGGCCTCTATGAACGTATCGTCGGCCACCAGTTCGCGCGGGCCCACGAAGCGTGCTTCCGCCCTGATGACCTCGGCGCCGAGCTCTTCGAACCGGACTTGGGAGTCGTGTGGCGCGATCGCCCGAACGACGTCTTGGACATGCTCGCGTACCCGATCGAAATTGACGGACGGCGCTCCGGCGTCTACGCCGAACCGTGGGCTCGATCGCACCGAGGCTGCGGCGTTCGCTGCTGCAATAAGCGCCTTCGACGGAACGCAGCCGGTGTTCAGGCACTCTCCTCCCATCTCGCCGCGTTCGATCAGAACAGTCGTTACGCCCAGTTGCGCAGCGACGGCGGCAACGGAGAGACCTCCCGAGCCCGCACCGATGACGCAGACATCGGCCTTGATCCGTGAACTCATAGGTCCTCCAGGCGGCGAGGCCGCGATCGGGGTGCGGGCGGAACGGCGTCGGGTGCGGGCGGAGCGGTGGGCACAGCCATGGTCGTTCCGCTTCAGGGAGCCTCGGCGATTCCCATTTCTCGAAGCTTCGTCCGGGTTCTGCGGCCGATCAGGACCGTCACACCCACCGTTGCGAGCAGTCCCACCCCGAACAGCACCCAGCGCAGCAGGCCGACGTCGGTGCTGTCTGTGGTCGCGGCGCGCCCCATGATGCCCAGCCAGACGAAGACCACTGTTCCGGGTGCGATGCCGACGAAGGTCGCGAGCACGTAGTCACGGAACGGGATGCGGGTGATTCCAAAGAAATAGTTCTGAAGATTGAACGGCACCAATGGGCTGAGGCGAAGGAGAAGCACCACCTTCCACCCCTCGTCCCCTACCGCGCGATCAATGGCCGCGAAGCGCGGGCGACCGTCGAGCATCGCCTGCACCTTTCCCTGCGCAATGTACCGGCCAATCAGGAAGGCGGCCGACGCTCCGACCGTCGCAGCGGCCAGGACCAGGGGAATCCCCATGACGCCGAAGACGAGACCGGCGACGATCGACAGGGCGGACGCCGGGGCGAGCAGAACGGTTGCGAGCACGTACACGAGGCCGAACGCAGCGAAACCCCACATGCCGAGACGTTCGACCCAATGCTCCAGGCGCAGCATCCATTCGTCGATCGGCAGGGCGAACCACACGACCAGCAGCAGTCCCAACGCAGCCGAAACGGCCAGGCCGACGAGGAGCCTTTGGCGCACGGTGCGGGGCGGCCGGGGCCCACCACCTGAGCCCGGAGCCATCACGCGGAAGCCTCTTTCACGCCGCGCCAGCTTCCGAGGGCGAACGCCAGCATCCCGCCTCCGAGGACCGAGAGACTCACGATCAACAACTTCGTGTAGTCGTGGATCGGGCCGAACATCGGTTCGAAAAGCGCGAAATGGCCAGCGCTATCGACGAAATAGCCGATCGATCCCGACATCGCCAAGGCGAAAGCCGTAGCGTACGACCAGCGCGGAACACGAAAATCTCCCCAGATCCGAAAGAAGACGACCGGCGCAAGAAACATCGACGCCGTGCCACTCACGGCGACGGCCGAGAAGAGGTCCTTGCTGCCGACGAACAGCAGGCCCAGCCCGCCGACCAGAAAGGCCACCATGGCGATGCGTCCGTTCAGGATCGATGGCTGCGCGATGCGCATGTCCACTACGACCAGTTTCGAGGCACTGGAGAGCGTGGAGTCCAGCGTCGAGACGGCGGAGACGATGAGGGCGAGATTGACGAGCACCATCGTGCCGCCGCCGAGAAGTCGTCCCAGCGTATCCATCAACACTTCGTCGCCATCGCGGTGAAGGCCGGCAAACACCCCGACCAGGCCGAAGGCGAGGATGCAGACGAGACTGATCCAGAAGGCGTGATAGAAGCTCCGCATCGTCGTGTGACGATCGGCCAGGAAGCCGCGATCCGTCATCACCGGATCATGCAGCGGGTAACTCCAGACCTGCAGGAGTGCGACTGCCAGCAGCACCCATCCCGGGCTCGTGAAGTCCGGGCTGCTCGCTAGCACCGGGACCCAGGCGAAGTCCGCACGCAGCACCACGGTCGCGAGCAGCGCCGCCAGGAGCCCCAGCAACACCGTCATCTGGACGACGTCGGTCTTCAGCGACGCGCGCAGTCCGCCCATCGCGCCGTAGCTCAGCGTCAATGCGGCGACTGCAACGATGGCGATGGCGTATGGATACGAGCCCGCGCTGCCGAAGATGATGCCGACCACCAGCAGGTTCGCGAAAACCTCGCTCAACAGGCGCAGCGCGACGACGAAATTGTAGGTCCATTCGCCGAAACGGCCGAAATCCGCAACGAGAAACGACTGGATGTTCCTGAAGCCGTGCTTGAAGCGGATGCCGTCCACGACGTGCGCGCCGACAAGGAACGAGCCGTAATAGGTCGCATAGGCGACGGTCCCGGCAATGCCGAACAGATAGCCAAGAATGGCGGCGTTCAGGAGAGAGCGGGCGAATATCCAAGTCGTCACTTGCGACAGGACGAGTGTCCAGAGGCCAGGGGGCGCCCCCTCCTCGTCGGCGCCGTAAAAGAACCCCTCGACCGTGCGGACCCGCGGCGAGACCACCAGGCTCAGAAGCCCCAGCCCGATCAGGGAGAAAATAAGGACATACGCCATGTACCAGAGACCCGAGAGTCGCGGATGAGTGTCTTCGGCAGACTGTCGTGCGCGCCGGCGACGATATGGTGCGAACAACCGTCGTCACGAAGCCGTCCCGCAGCGGCCGACATGACCTGCTCGGGTGGGGTTCCCTGCGGAGCACCGTAAGGTTACGCCCTCATGGAATCGCAGGGCAGAAACGGGGAGTTGCTGCCCGACAAGCGGTTGCCGCAGGTGGGACCGGCGGTTCTGCGCCGATCCCACCCGTTCAGATCCGCTGTCAGTTGCCGAACTTCTCGAAATTGTCTCGGCGCCACTGCGCATCGCCCGCTCGTGAAGAGCCCGCGGGAAAATAGCCTCCGAGGTTCAGATCGCGTCCAGCACCGCCCGAGGCCGGGGCCTTGGCCGCACAAGGATTCTTGGCCGCACAGGGATTCCTAGCCGCGCAGGGGCTTTTTGCTGCGCAGGGGTTGCGGGCGGCACAGGCCGATTTGGGAGCGCACGGCGCTCTCGACTGCCCCGCGGCAGGCAATGATGTCGCCGCCAGAAGGCCTCCGACGGCTATAACCGAGCTCAATGCCGCGACAGTTCTCACCTTTTGCGAGCTCATTCTCGTTTCCTTACCTTCAGTCATTCAGTTGTCTTGGTGATTTTGGCCGTGTGCAGCCAAAATTCGGCGCCTTTCGCCCGGACGGGTACTTTCGGACCATGCGTCTGCGCACAGTTATTCGGACGAGGTGCTCGGAATTTCGCCGCAACAACTCTGAAAGTTACCGGTCCCGGCTCACAAAAAGGTGATATATCGATGCGACCGCTGGCCAGCGGCGATGCGGCGCTTCAAGATGGATGTGCCGATCAAGCGGCGACCGCGGCCGCCCGATGGATCGGAACTGCATCGAAGAGGCATACAAAAGCGGTGGACAACAACGCTGAACTGGTCCGGGACGTCTGGGGTGCCCTGATGGCGGCATCGCAGGCCGGCGACAAGAGCGCCTATCGCCAACTCCTGACCGAACTGCTGCCCTATCTCCGGCGTATCGCACATCGGAGGCTACCCACACACGAAGATGCCGAGGACGTCGTCCAGGAGACGCTCGTGACGATCCACGCCATCCGCCACACCTACGACCCGTCGCGGCCGTTTCGGCCGTGGCTCGTGACGATCGCGCGTCGAAGGATTGCCGATCGCCTTCATCAGCTGGGACGGCGGAACCATGTCGAAGCGCCACCCGACCGAGGAAGCGAAACCTTTTTCACCGAAGACTGGAACCTTGCAGAAGACAGGATCAGAGCGGGCGAACTTCGTGCGGCGATCACCGCGCTGCCGCCCGGACAACGGCGAGCGATCGAGTTGACCAAGCTGCGGGAACTGTCCCTCGCAGAAGCGTCGACGATATCCGGTGTGTCCGTTACGGCCCTGAAGGTCGGAGTGCATCGGGCGGTCGCGACGTTGCGTCGTCGGTTCGTCGGCAGCGAGTGAGCGGGAGACGCGTCTTGGCGGAACTTCGAACAGAGGATCTTCTCGAGCGGCTGGTTGCCGATGTGCGCCCCGTCAGAAGAGTGGTCCACCCGGTGGTGGGGGCAGCCATCTGGTTGGCGGTCGCGGGAGCGGTCGTCACCACCATGGTGATTTTGCACGGGCTCCGGCCCGACCTGATGGAGACATTCGCGCGGCCGTTCGTGAAGACCTCGTGGATCGCGTCGATTCTCACGGGGCTATTGGCGGCGGTCGCGGCGTTTCACATCGCTCTTCCCGACCGCTCTTCACGGTGGGCATTGCTCCCGCTTCCGCCCCTTCTGCTGTGGATCGCCGGGCTGGGCTACGGGTGCTTTACAGACTGGTTGCGGGTGGGCCCGGACGGACTCGTCCTCGGGACCAGCTTCAGCTGTTTCGCCGTGATCGCGCTGACGAGCCTTCCTCTGGGGACTGGCATGCTGTTCATGCTGCGGCATGCAGCGCCGGTCAGGCCGGCGCTCACCGCAATGATCGGCAGCCTCTCCATGGCCGCGCTGGTTTCGGCCGGGCTCCAGCTGTTCCATTACCTGGACGCCGCGATCATGGTGCTCGTGTGGCACCTCGGGCCGGTATCGGTCGTCGTGGGCGTCTTCACCTTGGCAAATCGCCGGATCTTCT harbors:
- a CDS encoding radical SAM protein, which gives rise to MARPAASAPASGGEAFSPACAIPAHRGSDRRERRSSASGKNRRGPCNLGRGALEHLRHGRSSPGTRRGDVDGRLDPSAGSFDLIMRIPATIATDQPVLIFGGPYGNLEATRAVLDDARRLDIPPERIVCTGDVVAYCADPVATIDVIRESAIHVVMGNCEESLASGAGDCGCGFEPGSSCDRLSAAWYAFADGLVDADRRAWMANLPRRIDIVLGGIRLAVVHGGLNDINVFNFATTPAAAKLAELSAAGVDGIVGGHCGLPFTQSIEGFLWHNPGVVGLPANDGTPRVWYSILTPSASGLRIAHRALEYGHAGAAAKMRAAGLPEGYADALEQGLWPSCDVLPAAECAARGVPLEAGEILCRPQWRAVALDPARDPRVEHHWPDSHGRPGARGTAKFEDPAWTAAGEPRAEVALTALRTLWVNTGTLCNIECRNCYIESSPRNDRLAYFRLDDLRDYLDEIDRLRAPTDEIGFTGGEPFMNPDFLAMIELCLSRSFRVLVLTNAMRPMRRLEKELLSVVRRLGGILLMRVSLDHYTRERHDEERGLGAFDAAIDGLKWLARSGLTVSVAGRSIGTESDAEARLGYARLFAKHGLPIDPADPAALVIFPEMDGTRDVPEISEGCWSRLGMSPDSVMCASSRMVVKRRGSERPAVVACTLLPYDEAFEIGGTLAAASGPVRLNHPNCAQFCVLGGASCSGH
- a CDS encoding glycoside hydrolase family 15 protein, translated to MRETAPQTKTRLPHSAEGRGYRPIADYAALGDCHGTALVSMDGGIDWCAFGRFDADPVLCRLLDNESAGYMATRPVAACAVDRHYLPGTNVLRTSFTTDTGAVHLTDFMAVGRDGTAGAFDYVSLEAPAWLIRRIEGVSGEVELDFALRLSLDFARRSAHLQPDATGFVAENGLRLQSDLPFEVDRHEARGRIAVRAGDRFYILLSASASPSDPEDVDRALATTMHFWEEWIGFCRYEGPYTEHVRRSALALKLMCFAPTGAIVAAPTTSLPETIGGERNWDYRFCWVRDASLTLYALTSLGYSGEAQRFFTFLQRSCATTHPDVQLMYGIAGETELPESVLLHLDGYCGSRPVRIGNAAVRQRQLDVYGYILDAALIYVRLGGRLPAEARPLLSGFVEMVARYWREPDSGLWEVRSDPLHFTHSRVMCWVTVDRAIRLLGERRDWLQLRAQIRAAILERSGAALPRAAEDAGPDAALLLVPLMDFPLAGADLAATVEKIESGLREGDFVVRYVAEDGLTGSEGAFLLCSFWLVDALLALGRGQEARTLFEHLCGRANDVGLFAEEIDPRTGAFLGNFPQALTHLGLIGSAVNLALFEAGGAAAVQGTYADRAARSVGASFGWRGVLSGLRHSGTPRFRSSRASKFRIR
- a CDS encoding NAD(P)/FAD-dependent oxidoreductase produces the protein MSSRIKADVCVIGAGSGGLSVAAVAAQLGVTTVLIERGEMGGECLNTGCVPSKALIAAANAAASVRSSPRFGVDAGAPSVNFDRVREHVQDVVRAIAPHDSQVRFEELGAEVIRAEARFVGPRELVADDTFIEARRIVVATGSSPAVPPIPGLDGVRFHTNETIFQNTRLPEHLVVIGGGPIGIEMAQAHRRLGSRVTVLEAARPMAKDDRDLADTLLRHLLSEGIDIRPQVEIVSVEADEAGIAVLIREGTRTSRLVASHLLVATGRRPNIDGLDLDAAGIAYGKKGIVVDSRMRTSVRGVYAIGDVAGGPQFTHAAAYQAGIVVRNALFRLPAQVDYRALPWVTYTDPELAQVGLTETQAREVHGDRIVVVRSSFGKNDRARAELQTLGSVKIVARRNGRVLGASILGPHAGELIQVWVLAIAQRLKLKDIAGAVAPYPTLGEASKSAAGEFYRASLFGTWSRRLVRALARLP
- a CDS encoding TVP38/TMEM64 family protein — its product is MRQRLLVGLAVSAALGLLLVVWFALPIDEWMLRLEHWVERLGMWGFAAFGLVYVLATVLLAPASALSIVAGLVFGVMGIPLVLAAATVGASAAFLIGRYIAQGKVQAMLDGRPRFAAIDRAVGDEGWKVVLLLRLSPLVPFNLQNYFFGITRIPFRDYVLATFVGIAPGTVVFVWLGIMGRAATTDSTDVGLLRWVLFGVGLLATVGVTVLIGRRTRTKLREMGIAEAP
- a CDS encoding sigma-70 family RNA polymerase sigma factor yields the protein MRPLASGDAALQDGCADQAATAAARWIGTASKRHTKAVDNNAELVRDVWGALMAASQAGDKSAYRQLLTELLPYLRRIAHRRLPTHEDAEDVVQETLVTIHAIRHTYDPSRPFRPWLVTIARRRIADRLHQLGRRNHVEAPPDRGSETFFTEDWNLAEDRIRAGELRAAITALPPGQRRAIELTKLRELSLAEASTISGVSVTALKVGVHRAVATLRRRFVGSE
- a CDS encoding DUF1109 domain-containing protein, producing MAELRTEDLLERLVADVRPVRRVVHPVVGAAIWLAVAGAVVTTMVILHGLRPDLMETFARPFVKTSWIASILTGLLAAVAAFHIALPDRSSRWALLPLPPLLLWIAGLGYGCFTDWLRVGPDGLVLGTSFSCFAVIALTSLPLGTGMLFMLRHAAPVRPALTAMIGSLSMAALVSAGLQLFHYLDAAIMVLVWHLGPVSVVVGVFTLANRRIFSEIEKIDPMAAAAT